tctaaaacatttaaaattattaaaaaaataaatttataaaattttaaaattctaaaataagattttaaaattttaaaaaattaaaaaagcttttttccttAGCTCTACTTCTGACTGATGTGGTAGTTGGGATTTTAATTCAAGCAATTATCTCTTTAGTGCTTACCAGGTAGAAATAGATTTAGTTTATTTaactttctctttctgtcttcatAATATATTTCCCATCAGATAGTTTTGGAAGTTTACTTAGTCTGTATTTACTCTTCCCCAGATGATGAGatgagagagacagaaaatcgaacaggaaaggaaatgccTCTGGCATCCCATAAAGGTCACTGTAACAATCTCATAATCTCATTTCCTCTTTGAAGTTTACCTGGGAgtcccaattttttttttttttttttttttttttgccttagcTCTGCCACTATGTAAAAAAGGAACTCAAGTCCCGTGTTGCAATTCTGTGGTATTGCGGTGAAATGGAGCATCCCTTTCCTTTCAGAGTTTACAAGTATTTATAAGGGAGCCAGCACTTTGCTTCCTTCAGATCACAAAACCAACCTGCCTGACAACTTCAACTAACAGGCGCGGGAAAAGGTAAGAATTCCTTTCTTCTCTAACACTGGGGCAGCACAAGCCTGACTCCAGCAGACTTCAGATGAAACTAAAGAAAACTTAAGTGTATTTAAATACTTGTCATGATGTTTTTCTCAGAACAGTACTTAAATGTGCCTGAAGTTAAATGCATATTGTATATATGTACACAGCTAATAGAATTATTATCTAAGAGAATAGCTAATGTTATAAATTAATGATCGTTTCTATGTTACCAGTATTCATTAACAGAGTGTGTTTATAGAAAGATATATACTTATGATTAGGCTgttctctgttttaaaaaaatgcaacacaATTGGCTTGGCCCTGCCTTGAGCTGGGACTGATTCAGGGGACATGAATTACTTTCTGACATATATTACTCTGCAATTCTCAGTGAAGGAATCTGTGCTGATTTATAGCACCTTGTGCTCTGGATCACAGGGAGCACATGATATTGGTACACTGTCCTCAGCTATGAAGTCCTCAGGCAACTGCACTGATTACTGATGTTCAGAAACCGAGTTTATTTCTGATTAATTTTTCAACAAAATTGTGAGTTGCGGGGGAAGATAATTTTAGGTGGAAGTTAACATTTTTAATCAGAAACGTGAATTGTGAAGCTTCTTCTTAAAgtcagacagattttttttatctatTAGTTGGTATTGAAAAGAAAGCCTTTTtatccccttctcctccctctaAGTTTTTAATTGATATTTCAGTTACTGGTTTTATGAAGCATAGTGATGAATGTGGCATGTGGCAGTGAAAGAAATCAACATCTTTCAGAAAGATgcaaaaggtatttttctttcaaaaatcacAGATAAACCTGCTTACGCTTAGTAGAAAAGCAGGTGCCAAGAATGTTTACCTTCTAATGAAGCAATATACTGCTGACAGACTGCCTGACAGTAGCTGGCTTTTGACCAAGGCTTCTGCCTCTCTCTGAGTTCAGATGCAATGCAAGCTGGTTCCTCTCTTGGATACTCTCTTGGGACTCTATACTTCTTCTGGTATCTTCTGGTCCCATTAATGCTGTGTGCTGTGTGGTATACAAAATCAGATGTCATTGCTCTCTTTGATATTGGCCCAGAAACAGCTGACTTCTGATCAAGATAATCTTGATAAGACTGCTAATAATAGCAGGAGCTGTCAGTGAGTAACAGATTTGGTGCACATACAAATACATACAAACTTCATAAACACAGATGAAAATGTTTCATAGAACATAAGAAGAAATCATGAGGATTACTCCCCTTCCATCACAAAAGACTTGTTTGTGAAATGAaactgcttggaaaaaaaatacctatttttttcttttttacacaCATTTAGACTTCCACTTATAGTGAGAATAGACTTTGAAAGATATATTCACCTATCACTTTTTCTAAGTCATTAGACTAAGTCAttcctgttcattttgtttactttccagttaaagGAAAAATGCCTAAAAGTGTACCTAAATAACTGtttaagtttttcttttatgcttCTGGTGGTTATTACAGTATTTGGCAAATATGGTTTTTGTTTCATGAAGGGCTCTAGCTTATTCTGAATTAAGGACAAAGAATTTTATGTGGGATCTAGAacatgattatatatatattgaatagGTAATACAGATTCACTATATTTATGTAACATATTAACATTATATAATTCTGTAGCATTATTGTAACATATaatgtatatacatgtgtgtatatatgtatatataatgtatatattgtatatatataattatgtaaCATTAATGTAACATATAATGTCACATCATGTCACCTATTTTTATATACATCTATATATCTATGTAGTCTCACATGAGATATGTGTACATGTCTCAAATGAACACAATGACAATCATATGCATATCTTaccatttctgaaaatacagctGTGGCACTTATTTCAGAAGGAATTTTGCCTGAAATTGCTTGAAAGATAAATCAGGCTGTGCAGCCTCAGATGGATACTAGGTGTAGGATCAGTTAGTATTGAAGCCAGCTGTACACTGCATTATTGACACTGCTGTCACTTGTTCTCACAGCGAAGATGAAGACTACAGTATAGAAAAAtactccagctgctgcttcatCTTATtcacaatccttttttttttttttcttttcatagggCTACTGACATGCTTAAACTAAAGGATTTAAAAGCTTTGTAGGATTGGAGTTGGATATCCATTGATCCATTGATCCTTTGGTCCAAGTCCTTATTCATGCAATCGCCTTATTGGCATCAGTAAAGCTTTTCTTGCCAGAGGAATATTTAAGTTAGGGACTTGGGAATGCTTCTGAACTCTAAACCAGATAAAGGCCAAGACTTAGGCATACAATTGCCTCTAAGTTCCGTGATTTCTTCTCTCACAAACTGGTTCATGGTATAAATGATCAAAATCTTACCTTGAAGTCCAGTGCACACCTGCTATGCAATTTTGATGTAGTCTCAGAATTCTTAGAATGGGACAATGTTTCTTAGTTCACTGGAGCTGAATCTGTCTTCTTATTCAGCTCTGAGCTGAACTTCAGCTACACACTCAAAAATCCTAAATGAAGTTAAGTAATTTATGTTTTCCTTGTAGATGTCTCACCTACTATTTGCCATACTTTCATTACTTTCCTTTGCTGCCCTTTTGGAAGCCCAGTGGAAGCTGAGAGAGAACGGTAAGAAGTCTTCACTTCCAGAGACCTACAGCTGAGTGTAGGACACAAGTGTGTTTCATAGTTACACTTGTGTGCACAATCATTGAGTTTTTAACTGTAGTTTCCTAGGCCAAGGTTCTTTCTATTTGATTGTGAATAGGTAGCCAACTAATTGGTATTAATGGAAGACATATTTAGAAGTCCTAAAATATTATCTTATATAATAGCTATTCATCTGAATATTTGCATTAGAAACTGTCTTATTCCCTATTCCCTGTTCTCTCGTTTCAAAAGTTTCAGTCATGCAGTCCAGAAGCAGAAACAGTATCTTGTGACTTACGTACATCCCATAAGCAAACAGCGAAAAATTAATTGTCAAAAAAgagatttcacagaaaaaaaaaaaaaaagtcttagaaCTTAGAAATAATTTATCCAGCTTTTCTGGTgaataaattaaatgcaaatcCATTTGTAAATGAATACAGGGTCAGTAATAAACaaatcttttaaataattttctcacCAGAAAATTTCACTAGATTCAGATAATCAGATTTGCTGCTTTTAATCAGCCAGCATAGTGTTATAATTCAGGCTGTCTTCATTGTGATTATCCAAAAAAGACCCTTATCACCATGAAAAAAAACTTCTCAatctgactgaaaaaaaaaaaaaacaacaaccataATTGCTTTTTGCAGTatctttatattaaaaaaatatttatcttatgGGTTCCCTGAGCAATATCCCCTGTGCTGAAAATTGCAGAAATGTATATCACAGTATTGAGAACATACTTTTTTATCTTTGTGTTTGAACTCTGAGATTTATTTTACCTATGCTTCAAATATCCATAAGCAGTTCGCTAAGTTCCTAGAGTTGCATGCTTTCTGCCACTTAAGATTCAGCATTTGCCATGTATTTCTTACTGTTTCTTCTAAGTGGTAAAGTCTTAAAGCTCTTATTTTGGTAGTGAAATGTCCTGGTGAAAAGGTCTTATTGCTCACTGGAACTCTAGTTTCCTGAGCTGAGAGCTTGGCGTGGTTGTTGACACACTGAGAAACAAATTTTTGCCTCTTCTTGCCTGTAGAAGAGTCTCTGAGAGCATGGATTATGGTTGGGGAGCCTGTGACAGTAGTAGTAGTATGTCTGAGCAGTAGCGATTAAATTTGAGAACTGCTGCCACACAGAAGTGCAGTTGAAAATCTTCAGCCAACCTGACTACTACTTCACTTCCCATGTGAAACCATAGCAAAGAGACAAGATAATATTCCTTTAGTGGAATTATTCCAAATTCTTCTATGTGGTATGTTTACTAATTTAGAAAGACCAGCAGGGCACTGCAGAGTTACAAGATGGCATTTAGAAGACTGCATGTCCTTATTGCAGTCCACTTTCCTCTGCTGTAGCTCAGAGATCCCGTCTCTTAATAATTGCTCCATTTGGACTAGAGTGTTTCAAGTAAAGATTGTTCCCTGCAGAAAATGGAACACAACATTAGCTACACACATATACAAGTCACTTACCTAgacctcctctccttcccattATTCACTCACAGACCTTTGACACTGAGGAGGTCCTGTGGTGGAGCCAAGCACCATAGTACTGAGGGCTATTACATGCCCTTCTGTGAGCAAAACCCAAGGGCCACATGCAGGAAGAATGTCTGGACTCAGTGTAATTTGGCATCCTCACCTTTAAAAGAAAGGTACCTGCCTCCTTCCCGTGGTTATAAACTGCTGTAAGATTCTCTGGGAACACAGAAATAATCATTTCTTCAATGAAAATGTCATCCTTAGTGGCCAGCAGGTTCTAGATagattttaaatttctgagtaAAACCTCTCCTTTTAGTGAAGATCTCCAGATGACAGTGGGGATCTACAGAAAGTCAGGGATTTGTTAGCAGTTTTCTGGATAGCAGAGCTGAAAAAGGGTCTGAGCTCAGTTACCACACTGTTAAGTATGAATAGCTGCTAACATGTCTTTTTCTGCAATCTCCACAAGTGTATGTCATAGAATCTGAGTGGAATGATGAGACACCAGCTAAAAAATTGGAGCTCACCTGTAACACATCTGATGAAGCACTGCCAGTTTACTGGAAAAAGGGCACAGAACTGATAGGAACTGGAAGGACTCTGATTGCTGAAGTGAAGGAGTTTCCGGATGCTGGCAACTACACCTGTCTGGCAGCTAATAGCCATGAAGTTGTCAGCTATGATTTCTTCCTCATAAGTAAAATAGACTCCAATGGGCAAATGATAAGGTCAATTCTGAAAAGTTATAAAGGTATGTTCATGGGATGATGTGGTGTATCTTGGTCAGCTTTGTGCATTGCACTTTTGTGAAGAGCAGAGGGAGCTCTCTTGAGAAACGTGTGATAAATGTGCACTTTAAAATGTATCCTCTCCAAACACTGTGACAGTTAAAAGGAGATGATGACTTTCTGCATGTTTGTGCATGGCACTACTGATGAACAGCATAGGAATCTGTTATTATGGGCTTAATTTAGGACTCTGTAGACTTATAGGATGGAGTGATAACACTGGTATAAAATATATGGGATAACATCAATAATATGCCACTGCTTTTTCAGGTGGGGAAACAACTGATTTGCTTTTCCTCCATCTCACAGACCCAGCACTCAGGAGAGGGTCTGCCTCTAGCAAACAAATCACTGGAAAGCCAGGGCTATGTGATTTGTCAGAATCAGGGGCTGATCTAGATTTTAAGTGCTGTCATTTGGGCTTCTCTATTCATGACTAattcactggaacaggttgtgatattttgcatttttgcaaTGAAGCTCACTCATttaaaggggacttataaaaaagatggagaacaactttttgctctgtcagataatgataggatgaaagaatggttttaaactaaaagaggggagatttagactagaggttaggaggaaattcctCACacagagggtgatgaggcacaggaacaggttgcccagaaaagctgtggatgtccagtccctggaggtgttcaagatcaagttggatgaggccctgggcaacctgatctagtgggcagcgtccctgcccatggcagggggagttGGAACTGAGTAATCTTTAAgtccccttccaacccaagccattctatgattctgtgattctacaattTCTCTCTCAGCGTGCAGTCCCTCACTGTAGAGCCAGAAATTTATCAATTtccaagttttttttcccctggctCCATCACCCACATATCAGATTCTGTAGACTGACCTGCCAGTCCCAGTCAACTATATCCAGGGTATAACACAGAGCTGCTGAGAGTCTGCAGTACTGGGCAGCAGAGAGAATACACACCTGTACTGAGGCCTCATCCACACTGGAGGCATTTCCACTGAGTGCCTCAGTGTGCAAAGTCATGAGGTTATCCTGTGTGTGAAGTCATGAGATTATCCACTGCCTGCACTCTCATGCACTGAGTAACAAATACAGAGGTTTTCCAACTGAATAGCTGCACTGTTTCTCTATGAAAGGAACAATGTATTTGTCTATATAAATCAATTACTGACAGCTCTCTGCAACAGCTTGTGTGTTCTAGCTCCCATCAACAGCTATGTAGATATGGTTAATGTGGTGCTATGTAAACCAGCCTTCAGCCTCTAACTGCGGTTATATGGCTTTTTAGCTGGAGGTGCCCTAATGGGCAGCATGAAATTGTGTTTGCCTACATACCCACCACCTGCCAAAGGCTACAGGAATCTGTTGAactattttctctcttctttgactgttttctttctttgtcaatCTAGAGCCAAACAGGAcgtttttaaaatgtgaagcaAAGAACTACTCTGGAATTTTCATGTGTTCATGGATGACAGAAAATGAGAGTCCAAATGTGAAGTTCACAATCAGAAGTCTAAAAGGGTAAAAGCTTGTACTTTCCTTAGCCACCTCACAGCAAGGCCAGAAGAGCCCTTGATATTACTCTTTGTAGGAGATCCTGAACAGTAGGCTACTGAAAGCACATAGAAGGGGAGGAGTCCCACTTTCAGAGTCTCAACAtctgtaaaatgttttgagaTGTGACTGAGACTAACTTAACTGATAAGGGCATGGAAGTTGCTCAGAAATTAATAAGAATTGAAAATGGAGTAACCCCCACTGGACTGTTAGAGCTGCTGCAGTACAGC
The genomic region above belongs to Anas platyrhynchos isolate ZD024472 breed Pekin duck chromosome 14, IASCAAS_PekinDuck_T2T, whole genome shotgun sequence and contains:
- the IL12B gene encoding interleukin-12 subunit beta isoform X1, whose translation is MSHLLFAILSLLSFAALLEAQWKLRENVYVIESEWNDETPAKKLELTCNTSDEALPVYWKKGTELIGTGRTLIAEVKEFPDAGNYTCLAANSHEVVSYDFFLISKIDSNGQMIRSILKSYKEPNRTFLKCEAKNYSGIFMCSWMTENESPNVKFTIRSLKGSHGDVTCSSPVANTDKSVTEYTAQCQKENYCQFAEEHQPIEMFLEVIDEVEYENYTSSFFIRDIIKPDPPQCQYAGTNGTVTWTYPRTWSTPKTYFPLTFKVKVERTKKHENQVEEYDTDEQSIQIPATGPKDKISVKARDRYYNSSWSEWSSLCR
- the IL12B gene encoding interleukin-12 subunit beta isoform X3, which codes for MSHLLFAILSLLSFAALLEAQWKLRENVYVIESEWNDETPAKKLELTCNTSDEALPVYWKKGTELIGTGRTLIAEVKEFPDAGNYTCLAANSHEVVSYDFFLISKIDSNGQMIRSILKSYKEPNRTFLKCEAKNYSGIFMCSWMTENESPNVKFTIRSLKGSHGDVTCSSPVANTDKSVTEYTAQCQKENYCQFAEEHQPIEMFLEVIDEVEYENYTSSFFIRDIIKPDPPQCQYAGTNGTVTWTYPRTWSTPKTYFPLTFKVKVERTKKHENQEYDTDEQSIQIPATGPKDKISVKARDRYYNSSWSEWSSLCR